In the genome of Epinephelus lanceolatus isolate andai-2023 chromosome 18, ASM4190304v1, whole genome shotgun sequence, one region contains:
- the tnrc6c1 gene encoding trinucleotide repeat-containing gene 6C protein isoform X2, whose protein sequence is MEDKKKKKQEEKKKKEAAQKKATEQITKVPDSAKLDPTPPLPPVNPSAVPSVPPSSGNGKRAPSGGQPQTAQQPQTLLQQRYPPREVPPRFRQQEHKQLLKRGQPLPSGTLPLTTTGRSATTEPAAAVAIHSSPSCSSSSTASLPTELPPQSGQGAQYDNPLWGHLPANRSATSAASSTNLSGWDQLIIDQKDTEAWPSITHSQSQVPPGGCPLDTDPGRSTSSSSSSSTSSSCSTVSMATGANSQTGHFPANHLSSKANSGPSPANHTGTSMLSSQVAANRSWGSGPGPSHCPPQSSLGSEGKSDSPVGGGGSRGWGSSSSSSTTNFNLNLNPNANPSAWPMLGHDGGGTGGGSSGGANTISPPQPTPNLCNPTGPPPAQTSTCTGANTNSNSSGIGSAWGSIMASDTSEPHPSPSTNVSFSSEPQNLKTDGPNHTNRQEPPSPIRNLPGWGNAPVGLGSMGQTPTGGPQVNGEDSSPVWGNSGELKAPSSKETPGWDSGWGRGGGGAGSSGGWADQSGGNWGKQRTEESQGGWDTPSSPPQDPQASPWSRPVSTAGASEGSSDSMEGHPQHREPSSRDNPAPLLPAQDLDPRVLCNTGWGQTPVRQHTSWDMDDTKCKNDAAAESWGSGPTTPSDAQGPSNTNMGPSQRTDPGSKNDVPGSQGASGWGGSIAANNQPSSGWGEPPNNIKPPGGPGGWGNPPAGGPTTSIPKNGGQSWGEEKSTGWDDSRNKATSQGWGEQPKASHSWGNSGGSNNAGDWREPEDNKKSSTNPGWEGETGGWKENPRGWGMSSSGPGIPAAGGSGGWGEPVCQRPTGPPQGWGGKPQDGPSSSSGGGGIGSWAGSGAVKQGGNWGGSKKESSAEPTGWEEPSPPSIRRKMEIDDGTSAWGDPGTYSKSVNLWDRNNPGMSQNKVTTGGNNPPGPNNNHPHSHNHPYHGPPTPLQNHTQNSQNPGPTGGPMDPVVQHQSGPSHNRGPLIAQGWGEIPSSHTKSESSWGEAAPTPVSVDNGTSAWGKSTGSCGGWGDSNPDSYGRGNPTMTSASCKPAPKPMQDGWGGGGEELNLSGGQWDAEEGDMWNNAASQESNSSCNSWGNASKKGPQKLSQGKVPGKQEDAWIMNRLIKQLTDMGFPRDPAEEALKSNNMSLDQAMSALLEKKTELDKRGMGIAGHDYNNGLINKPMSCPRPPLLSKDPSADPRLPFMDKQMQGGMFGGAGAAQARAMQQQQPQPPPQPPVPPLSSSQPSLRAQVPQFLSPQVQAQLLQFAAKNIGLNPALLTSPINPQHMTLLNQLYQLQLAYQRLQIQQQMLQAQRNVSGPIRQQEQQVARTINNMQQQIQQHQRQLAQALLMKQQQQQPPPSHSGLHPGGAKSTLDSFPGHPQAPGLPDLQTKEPQSSPNTYSPYTLSGLNPNMNVNCMEVGGLSMKEPPQPQSRLSQWTHPNSIESLSGSSSPLEPNMGKHGANLGPPGKPPQLEDSYSPYNLMSSSESPTSPLVPPDSWGQGKSSSDKMANGTNINWPPEFCPGVPWKGLQNIDPETDPNVTPGSVPSGPTINTNIQDVNRYLLRDRSGGSSPTSSQNEALPPSSDWPVSAYTSSFSLSSPETDDAGKLSEMKSTWSPGPISHSQASLSHELWKVPQGPRSSTTAPSRPPPGLTNTKPSTWGGSSLGLAQGWSSSYTTGTTWSTDSSTRTSSWLVLRNLTPQIDGSTLRTLCMQHGPLITFHLNLTQGNAVVRYSSKDEAAKAQKSLHMCVLGNTTILAEFAGEEDVNRFFAQGQSLGVTTSWQATPGTNQTRMGGAGSGASHPIGHSPHWNNNNNGSSSSSGSLGTGGAKTGGELLWGGVQQYSSLWGPPSGEEGRVMGSPTPINTLLPGDLLSGESM, encoded by the exons GCCCCCACGCTTCCGCCAGCAGGAGCACAAGCAGCTGTTGAAGAGGGGCCAGCCTTTGCCCTCCGGGACTCTGCCTCTCACCACCACGGGACGTTCCGCCACTACTGaacctgcagcagcagtagccatacactcctctccctcctgctcctcttcctccacagccAGCCTGCCTACAG AACTGCCCCCACAGAGTGGTCAGGGAGCCCAGTATGATAATCCCCTCTGGGGACACCTACCAGCCAACAGGAGTGCCACAAGTGCTGCATCTTCCACCAATCTCAGTGGCTGGGATCAACTGATCATTGACCAGAAGGACACAGAGGCTTGGCCTTCTATTACCCACAGCCAGAGCCAAGTCCCTCCAGGAGGATGCCCTTTGGACACTGACCCTGGTCGCtcgaccagcagcagcagcagcagtagtactagtagtagttgtagtacAGTGAGTATGGCCACGGGGGCCAATAGCCAGACAGGCCACTTCCCTGCCAACCACCTTAGCAGCAAGGCCAACAGTGGGCCCAGCCCTGCCAATCATACTGGAACCAGCATGCTCTCCAGCCAGGTTGCAGCCAATCGCAGCTGGGGCTCTGGGCCTGGACCCTCCCATTGCCCCCCTCAGTCCTCACTGGGGAGTGAAGGGAAGAGTGACAGCCCAGTAGGGGGAGGAGGCAGCAGGGGCTGGGGAtcttcttcatcatcctccACCACCAACTTTAACTTGAACCTAAACCCTAATGCCAACCCGTCTGCCTGGCCCATGCTGGGTCATGATGGGGGTGGCACAGGGGGAGGCAGCTCAGGGGGAGCCAACACCATTTCACCTCCTCAACCTACACCCAACCTCTGCAATCCAACTGGCCCCCCACCAGCCCAGACCAGCACCTGTACCGGAGCCAACACTAACAGCAACTCCTCGGGGATTGGCAGCGCCTGGGGTAGCATAATGGCGTCTGACACATCAGAGCCACACCCCTCCCCGTCCACGAATGTGTCTTTCAGTTCAGAACCTCAGAACCTTAAAACTGATGGACCAAATCACACTAATAGGCAGGAACCCCCCAGCCCCATCCGCAACTTGCCTGGCTGGGGTAATGCACCTGTAGGCTTGGGTTCCATGGGCCAGACCCCCACAGGGGGCCCACAGGTCAATGGAGAAGATAGTAGCCCAGTATGGGGTAACAGTGGTGAGTTAAAGGCACCTTCATCTAAGGAGACACCTGGCTGGGACTCTGGCTGGGGCcgtggaggaggtggagcaggAAGCTCTGGGGGCTGGGCTGACCAGTCTGGTGGAAACTGGGGGAAGCAGCGCACTGAGGAGTCCCAGGGAGGCTGGGATACCCCCAGCTCTCCTCCCCAGGATCCACAGGCTAGTCCTTGGAGCAGACCTGTGAGCACAGCTGGTGCAAGTGAAGGGAGCAGTGACAGCATGGAAGGACATCCCCAGCACAGAGAACCATCATCCAGAGATAATCCAGCTCCTCTGCTGCCTGCCCAGGATCTGGATCCCAGAGTGTTGTGCAACACTGGCTGGGGACAGACCCCTGTTCGCCAGCACACCTCCTGGGACATGGACGATACTAAATGCAAGAATGATGCAGCTGCTGAATCATGGGGCTCTGGCCCAACGACTCCAAGCGATGCCCAGGGGCCCTCCAACACTAACATGGGCCCCTCTCAGAGGACTGACCCTGGGAGCAAAAATGATGTGCCTGGTTCTCAGGGAGCTTCAGGTTGGGGTGGAAGCATAGCTGCTAATAACCAACCTAGCTCTGGTTGGGGAGAGCCACCCAACAACATTAAGCCTCCAGGTGGCCCTGGTGGCTGGGGGAATCCTCCAGCAGGAGGCCCCACCACCAGTATACCCAAGAATGGGGGTCAGTCCTGGGGGGAGGAGAAGTCAACTGGTTGGGATGATTCTCGCAACAAGGCAACATCCCAGGGCTGGGGAGAGCAACCCAAAGCATCCCACAGCTGGGGCAACAGTGGAGGCAGCAATAATGCAGGGGACTGGAGGGAACCAGAAGACAACAAAAAGAGTTCTACCAACCCAGGGTGGGAGGGAGAAACAGGTGGCTGGAAGGAGAACCCACGAGGCTGGGGAATGTCGTCTTCAGGACCTGGGATACCTGCAGCTGGAGGAAGTGGGGGCTGGGGAGAGCCAGTTTGCCAGCGTCCCACTGGCCCTCCTCAAGGTTGGGGGGGCAAGCCTCAGGATGGGCCCAGCAGTAGTAGTGGAGGAGGGGGCATCGGCTCTTGGGCTGGCTCAGGCGCAGTGAAGCAGGGCGGAAACTGGGGTGGCAGTAAGAAGGAGTCCTCAGCTGAGCCTACAGGCTGGGAAGAGCCTTCTCCACCTTCAATCCGACGTAAGATGGAGATAGATGATGGGACCTCAGCTTGGGGTGACCCTGGTACCTACAGCAAGTCAGTCAACCTGTGGGACAGGAACAATCCGGGAATGTCCCAGAATAAAGTTACCACTGGAGGCAATAACCCCCCAGGCCCCAACAACAACCATCCCCACTCTCACAATCACCCCTATCACGGGCCGCCTACACCTTTACAGAACCACACCCAAAATTCCCAAAACCCAGGGCCTACTGGTGGGCCCATGGATCCTGTTGTCCAACACCAGTCTGGGCCATCTCACAACAGGGGTCCCCTGATAGCTCAAG GTTGGGGAGAGATACCCAGCTCCCACACAAAATCAGAGAGCTCTTGGGGGGAAGCTGCACCCACTCCGGTCAGCGTCGACAACGGGACGTCAGCCTGGGGCAAATCCACTGGGAGCTGTGGGGGCTGGGGAGACAGCAACCCGGACAGCTATGGCAGGGGCAACCCGACGATGACATCTGCATCTTGCAAACCTG CCCCCAAACCTATGCAAGAcggatggggaggtggaggtgaagaGCTGAACCTGTCGGGGGGTCAGTGGGATGCTGAGGAAGGAGACATGTGGAACAACGCTGCCTCCCAGGAGAGCAACTCCTCCTGTAACTCTTGGGGCAATGCATCCAAAAAGGGCCCACAGAAG CTCTCCCAGGGAAAGGTCCCAGGGAAGCAAGAAGACGCCTGGATCATGAATCGTCTCATCAAACAGCTGACGGACATGGGCTTCCCT AGGGATCCAGCAGAGGAGGCTCTGAAGAGCAACAACATGAGCCTGGACCAGGCCATGAGTGCCCTGCTGGAGAAGAAGACCGAGCTGGACAAGCGGGGGATGGGGATAGCCGGCCACGACTACAACAACGGGCTCATCAACAAGCCCATGAGCTGCCCTCGGCCTCCGCTTCTTTCCAAAGACCCCTCAGCAGACCCCCGCTTGCCCTTCATGGATAAG CAGATGCAGGGTGGAATGTTTGGCGGTGCTGGAGCAGCACAAGCCCGGgccatgcagcagcagcagccgcagcCGCCTCCTCAGCCGCCAGTGCCGCCTCTCAGTTCCTCTCAGCCTAGTCTACGTGCTCAAGTGCCTCAGTTTCTCTCCCCtcag GTTCAAGCACAGCTCTTACAGTTTGCAGCAAAAAACATTGGTCTGAATCCTGCACTTTTAACCTCACCAATAAACCCTCAACATATGACCCTTCTGAATCaactttaccagctgcaactg gcGTACCAGCGTTTACAAATTCAGCAGCAAATGTTGCAGGCGCAGCGCAACGTTTCTGGCCCCATTCGACAACAAGAGCAGCAA GTTGCACGTACAATCAATAACATGCAGCAGCAGATCCAACAGCACCAGCGTCAGCTGGCCCAGGCCCTGCTGAtgaagcagcagcaacagcaaccgCCCCCTTCCCACTCGGGCCTGCATCCTGGCGGGGCCAAATCCACCCTGGATTCATTTCCAGGTCACCCCCAGGCTCCAGGCCTCCCTGACCTGCAGACCAAAGAGCCGCAGTCATCGCCCAACACCTACAGCCCCTACACTCTCT CTGGACTGAATCcaaacatgaatgtaaactgcaTGGAGGTGGGAGGTCTGTCTATGAAGGAACCTCCACAGCCTCAATCGCGTCTGTCGCAGTGGACACATCCCAACTCCATCGAAAGTCTCTCTGGAAGCTCTTCTCCTCTAGAGCCCAACATGGGCAAGCATG GTGCCAACCTGGGCCCCCCCGGTAAGCCCCCTCAGCTGGAGGACTCTTACAGCCCCTACAACCTGATGTCCAGCTCAGAGTCTCCTACCAGCCCCCTGGTCCCCCCAGACAGCTGGGGACAAGGCAAGAGCAGCAGCGACAAGATGGCCAATGGGACCAATATCAACTGGCCACCAG AGTTCTGCCCCGGTGTGCCCTGGAAGGGCCTCCAGAATATTGACCCTGAGACCGACCCCAATGTGACCCCCGGCAGTGTCCCCAGTGGGCCCACTATCAACACCAACATCCAAGATGTCAACCGCTACCTGCTGCGGGACAGGAGCGGAG GCTCCTCTCCCACTTCATCTCAGAATGAGGCTCTGCCTCCGTCCAGTGATTGGCCAGTCAGTGCCTACACTAGCTCGTTCAGTCTGTCGTCCCCGGAGACGGACGATGCAG GTAAACTGTCAGAGATGAAATCTACTTGGTCTCCAGGCCCCATTTCTCACAGCCAGGCCTCTCTGTCCCACGAGCTGTGGAAGGTCCCCCAGGGCCCCCGGAGCAGTACCACGGCCCCTTCCCGACCCCCACCTggcctcaccaacaccaagccTTCAACCTGGGGTGGCAGCTCCTTAGGTCTGGCCCAGGGCTGGAGCAGCTCTTACACCACAG GTACCACTTGGAGTACAGACAGTTCCACCAGGACCAGTAGCTGGCTGGTTCTGAGGAACCTCACTCCACAG ATTGATGGTTCGACTCTGCGTACACTGTGCATGCAACACGGCCCCCTCATCACATTCCACCTCAACCTGACGCAGGGCAACGCTGTGGTGCGCTACAGCTCCAAGGACGAAGCTGCCAAGGCTCAGAAGTCCCTGCACAT GTGCGTGCTCGGGAACACCACCATCCTGGCAGAGTTTGCTGGGGAAGAGGACGTTAACCGCTTCTTTGCACAGGGCCAGTCGCTTGGCGTGACGACCAGCTGGCAGGCCACTCCAGGCACCAATCAGACAAGGATGGGCGGGGCCGGGTCCGGAGCCTCCCATCCCATCGGTCACTCCCCCCActggaacaacaacaacaacggcagcagcagcagtagcggCAGCCTGGGAACAGGCGGAGCGAAGACGGGCGGAGAGTTGCTGTGGGGTGGTGTGCAGCAGTATTCCAGCCTGTGGGGACCCCCGAGTGGAGAGGAGGGACGGGTCATGGGGAGTCCCACCCCAATCAATACGCTGCTGCCTGGGGACCTGCTGAGCGGGGAGTCCATGTAG
- the tnrc6c1 gene encoding trinucleotide repeat-containing gene 6C protein isoform X9 → MVGRHLSTELPPQSGQGAQYDNPLWGHLPANRSATSAASSTNLSGWDQLIIDQKDTEAWPSITHSQSQVPPGGCPLDTDPGRSTSSSSSSSTSSSCSTVSMATGANSQTGHFPANHLSSKANSGPSPANHTGTSMLSSQVAANRSWGSGPGPSHCPPQSSLGSEGKSDSPVGGGGSRGWGSSSSSSTTNFNLNLNPNANPSAWPMLGHDGGGTGGGSSGGANTISPPQPTPNLCNPTGPPPAQTSTCTGANTNSNSSGIGSAWGSIMASDTSEPHPSPSTNVSFSSEPQNLKTDGPNHTNRQEPPSPIRNLPGWGNAPVGLGSMGQTPTGGPQVNGEDSSPVWGNSGELKAPSSKETPGWDSGWGRGGGGAGSSGGWADQSGGNWGKQRTEESQGGWDTPSSPPQDPQASPWSRPVSTAGASEGSSDSMEGHPQHREPSSRDNPAPLLPAQDLDPRVLCNTGWGQTPVRQHTSWDMDDTKCKNDAAAESWGSGPTTPSDAQGPSNTNMGPSQRTDPGSKNDVPGSQGASGWGGSIAANNQPSSGWGEPPNNIKPPGGPGGWGNPPAGGPTTSIPKNGGQSWGEEKSTGWDDSRNKATSQGWGEQPKASHSWGNSGGSNNAGDWREPEDNKKSSTNPGWEGETGGWKENPRGWGMSSSGPGIPAAGGSGGWGEPVCQRPTGPPQGWGGKPQDGPSSSSGGGGIGSWAGSGAVKQGGNWGGSKKESSAEPTGWEEPSPPSIRRKMEIDDGTSAWGDPGTYSKSVNLWDRNNPGMSQNKVTTGGNNPPGPNNNHPHSHNHPYHGPPTPLQNHTQNSQNPGPTGGPMDPVVQHQSGPSHNRGPLIAQGWGEIPSSHTKSESSWGEAAPTPVSVDNGTSAWGKSTGSCGGWGDSNPDSYGRGNPTMTSASCKPAPKPMQDGWGGGGEELNLSGGQWDAEEGDMWNNAASQESNSSCNSWGNASKKGPQKLSQGKVPGKQEDAWIMNRLIKQLTDMGFPRDPAEEALKSNNMSLDQAMSALLEKKTELDKRGMGIAGHDYNNGLINKPMSCPRPPLLSKDPSADPRLPFMDKQMQGGMFGGAGAAQARAMQQQQPQPPPQPPVPPLSSSQPSLRAQVPQFLSPQVQAQLLQFAAKNIGLNPALLTSPINPQHMTLLNQLYQLQLAYQRLQIQQQMLQAQRNVSGPIRQQEQQVARTINNMQQQIQQHQRQLAQALLMKQQQQQPPPSHSGLHPGGAKSTLDSFPGHPQAPGLPDLQTKEPQSSPNTYSPYTLSGLNPNMNVNCMEVGGLSMKEPPQPQSRLSQWTHPNSIESLSGSSSPLEPNMGKHGANLGPPGKPPQLEDSYSPYNLMSSSESPTSPLVPPDSWGQGKSSSDKMANGTNINWPPEFCPGVPWKGLQNIDPETDPNVTPGSVPSGPTINTNIQDVNRYLLRDRSGGSSPTSSQNEALPPSSDWPVSAYTSSFSLSSPETDDAGKLSEMKSTWSPGPISHSQASLSHELWKVPQGPRSSTTAPSRPPPGLTNTKPSTWGGSSLGLAQGWSSSYTTAGTTWSTDSSTRTSSWLVLRNLTPQIDGSTLRTLCMQHGPLITFHLNLTQGNAVVRYSSKDEAAKAQKSLHMCVLGNTTILAEFAGEEDVNRFFAQGQSLGVTTSWQATPGTNQTRMGGAGSGASHPIGHSPHWNNNNNGSSSSSGSLGTGGAKTGGELLWGGVQQYSSLWGPPSGEEGRVMGSPTPINTLLPGDLLSGESM, encoded by the exons ATGGTTGGGAGGCACCTCTCCACAG AACTGCCCCCACAGAGTGGTCAGGGAGCCCAGTATGATAATCCCCTCTGGGGACACCTACCAGCCAACAGGAGTGCCACAAGTGCTGCATCTTCCACCAATCTCAGTGGCTGGGATCAACTGATCATTGACCAGAAGGACACAGAGGCTTGGCCTTCTATTACCCACAGCCAGAGCCAAGTCCCTCCAGGAGGATGCCCTTTGGACACTGACCCTGGTCGCtcgaccagcagcagcagcagcagtagtactagtagtagttgtagtacAGTGAGTATGGCCACGGGGGCCAATAGCCAGACAGGCCACTTCCCTGCCAACCACCTTAGCAGCAAGGCCAACAGTGGGCCCAGCCCTGCCAATCATACTGGAACCAGCATGCTCTCCAGCCAGGTTGCAGCCAATCGCAGCTGGGGCTCTGGGCCTGGACCCTCCCATTGCCCCCCTCAGTCCTCACTGGGGAGTGAAGGGAAGAGTGACAGCCCAGTAGGGGGAGGAGGCAGCAGGGGCTGGGGAtcttcttcatcatcctccACCACCAACTTTAACTTGAACCTAAACCCTAATGCCAACCCGTCTGCCTGGCCCATGCTGGGTCATGATGGGGGTGGCACAGGGGGAGGCAGCTCAGGGGGAGCCAACACCATTTCACCTCCTCAACCTACACCCAACCTCTGCAATCCAACTGGCCCCCCACCAGCCCAGACCAGCACCTGTACCGGAGCCAACACTAACAGCAACTCCTCGGGGATTGGCAGCGCCTGGGGTAGCATAATGGCGTCTGACACATCAGAGCCACACCCCTCCCCGTCCACGAATGTGTCTTTCAGTTCAGAACCTCAGAACCTTAAAACTGATGGACCAAATCACACTAATAGGCAGGAACCCCCCAGCCCCATCCGCAACTTGCCTGGCTGGGGTAATGCACCTGTAGGCTTGGGTTCCATGGGCCAGACCCCCACAGGGGGCCCACAGGTCAATGGAGAAGATAGTAGCCCAGTATGGGGTAACAGTGGTGAGTTAAAGGCACCTTCATCTAAGGAGACACCTGGCTGGGACTCTGGCTGGGGCcgtggaggaggtggagcaggAAGCTCTGGGGGCTGGGCTGACCAGTCTGGTGGAAACTGGGGGAAGCAGCGCACTGAGGAGTCCCAGGGAGGCTGGGATACCCCCAGCTCTCCTCCCCAGGATCCACAGGCTAGTCCTTGGAGCAGACCTGTGAGCACAGCTGGTGCAAGTGAAGGGAGCAGTGACAGCATGGAAGGACATCCCCAGCACAGAGAACCATCATCCAGAGATAATCCAGCTCCTCTGCTGCCTGCCCAGGATCTGGATCCCAGAGTGTTGTGCAACACTGGCTGGGGACAGACCCCTGTTCGCCAGCACACCTCCTGGGACATGGACGATACTAAATGCAAGAATGATGCAGCTGCTGAATCATGGGGCTCTGGCCCAACGACTCCAAGCGATGCCCAGGGGCCCTCCAACACTAACATGGGCCCCTCTCAGAGGACTGACCCTGGGAGCAAAAATGATGTGCCTGGTTCTCAGGGAGCTTCAGGTTGGGGTGGAAGCATAGCTGCTAATAACCAACCTAGCTCTGGTTGGGGAGAGCCACCCAACAACATTAAGCCTCCAGGTGGCCCTGGTGGCTGGGGGAATCCTCCAGCAGGAGGCCCCACCACCAGTATACCCAAGAATGGGGGTCAGTCCTGGGGGGAGGAGAAGTCAACTGGTTGGGATGATTCTCGCAACAAGGCAACATCCCAGGGCTGGGGAGAGCAACCCAAAGCATCCCACAGCTGGGGCAACAGTGGAGGCAGCAATAATGCAGGGGACTGGAGGGAACCAGAAGACAACAAAAAGAGTTCTACCAACCCAGGGTGGGAGGGAGAAACAGGTGGCTGGAAGGAGAACCCACGAGGCTGGGGAATGTCGTCTTCAGGACCTGGGATACCTGCAGCTGGAGGAAGTGGGGGCTGGGGAGAGCCAGTTTGCCAGCGTCCCACTGGCCCTCCTCAAGGTTGGGGGGGCAAGCCTCAGGATGGGCCCAGCAGTAGTAGTGGAGGAGGGGGCATCGGCTCTTGGGCTGGCTCAGGCGCAGTGAAGCAGGGCGGAAACTGGGGTGGCAGTAAGAAGGAGTCCTCAGCTGAGCCTACAGGCTGGGAAGAGCCTTCTCCACCTTCAATCCGACGTAAGATGGAGATAGATGATGGGACCTCAGCTTGGGGTGACCCTGGTACCTACAGCAAGTCAGTCAACCTGTGGGACAGGAACAATCCGGGAATGTCCCAGAATAAAGTTACCACTGGAGGCAATAACCCCCCAGGCCCCAACAACAACCATCCCCACTCTCACAATCACCCCTATCACGGGCCGCCTACACCTTTACAGAACCACACCCAAAATTCCCAAAACCCAGGGCCTACTGGTGGGCCCATGGATCCTGTTGTCCAACACCAGTCTGGGCCATCTCACAACAGGGGTCCCCTGATAGCTCAAG GTTGGGGAGAGATACCCAGCTCCCACACAAAATCAGAGAGCTCTTGGGGGGAAGCTGCACCCACTCCGGTCAGCGTCGACAACGGGACGTCAGCCTGGGGCAAATCCACTGGGAGCTGTGGGGGCTGGGGAGACAGCAACCCGGACAGCTATGGCAGGGGCAACCCGACGATGACATCTGCATCTTGCAAACCTG CCCCCAAACCTATGCAAGAcggatggggaggtggaggtgaagaGCTGAACCTGTCGGGGGGTCAGTGGGATGCTGAGGAAGGAGACATGTGGAACAACGCTGCCTCCCAGGAGAGCAACTCCTCCTGTAACTCTTGGGGCAATGCATCCAAAAAGGGCCCACAGAAG CTCTCCCAGGGAAAGGTCCCAGGGAAGCAAGAAGACGCCTGGATCATGAATCGTCTCATCAAACAGCTGACGGACATGGGCTTCCCT AGGGATCCAGCAGAGGAGGCTCTGAAGAGCAACAACATGAGCCTGGACCAGGCCATGAGTGCCCTGCTGGAGAAGAAGACCGAGCTGGACAAGCGGGGGATGGGGATAGCCGGCCACGACTACAACAACGGGCTCATCAACAAGCCCATGAGCTGCCCTCGGCCTCCGCTTCTTTCCAAAGACCCCTCAGCAGACCCCCGCTTGCCCTTCATGGATAAG CAGATGCAGGGTGGAATGTTTGGCGGTGCTGGAGCAGCACAAGCCCGGgccatgcagcagcagcagccgcagcCGCCTCCTCAGCCGCCAGTGCCGCCTCTCAGTTCCTCTCAGCCTAGTCTACGTGCTCAAGTGCCTCAGTTTCTCTCCCCtcag GTTCAAGCACAGCTCTTACAGTTTGCAGCAAAAAACATTGGTCTGAATCCTGCACTTTTAACCTCACCAATAAACCCTCAACATATGACCCTTCTGAATCaactttaccagctgcaactg gcGTACCAGCGTTTACAAATTCAGCAGCAAATGTTGCAGGCGCAGCGCAACGTTTCTGGCCCCATTCGACAACAAGAGCAGCAA GTTGCACGTACAATCAATAACATGCAGCAGCAGATCCAACAGCACCAGCGTCAGCTGGCCCAGGCCCTGCTGAtgaagcagcagcaacagcaaccgCCCCCTTCCCACTCGGGCCTGCATCCTGGCGGGGCCAAATCCACCCTGGATTCATTTCCAGGTCACCCCCAGGCTCCAGGCCTCCCTGACCTGCAGACCAAAGAGCCGCAGTCATCGCCCAACACCTACAGCCCCTACACTCTCT CTGGACTGAATCcaaacatgaatgtaaactgcaTGGAGGTGGGAGGTCTGTCTATGAAGGAACCTCCACAGCCTCAATCGCGTCTGTCGCAGTGGACACATCCCAACTCCATCGAAAGTCTCTCTGGAAGCTCTTCTCCTCTAGAGCCCAACATGGGCAAGCATG GTGCCAACCTGGGCCCCCCCGGTAAGCCCCCTCAGCTGGAGGACTCTTACAGCCCCTACAACCTGATGTCCAGCTCAGAGTCTCCTACCAGCCCCCTGGTCCCCCCAGACAGCTGGGGACAAGGCAAGAGCAGCAGCGACAAGATGGCCAATGGGACCAATATCAACTGGCCACCAG AGTTCTGCCCCGGTGTGCCCTGGAAGGGCCTCCAGAATATTGACCCTGAGACCGACCCCAATGTGACCCCCGGCAGTGTCCCCAGTGGGCCCACTATCAACACCAACATCCAAGATGTCAACCGCTACCTGCTGCGGGACAGGAGCGGAG GCTCCTCTCCCACTTCATCTCAGAATGAGGCTCTGCCTCCGTCCAGTGATTGGCCAGTCAGTGCCTACACTAGCTCGTTCAGTCTGTCGTCCCCGGAGACGGACGATGCAG GTAAACTGTCAGAGATGAAATCTACTTGGTCTCCAGGCCCCATTTCTCACAGCCAGGCCTCTCTGTCCCACGAGCTGTGGAAGGTCCCCCAGGGCCCCCGGAGCAGTACCACGGCCCCTTCCCGACCCCCACCTggcctcaccaacaccaagccTTCAACCTGGGGTGGCAGCTCCTTAGGTCTGGCCCAGGGCTGGAGCAGCTCTTACACCACAG CAGGTACCACTTGGAGTACAGACAGTTCCACCAGGACCAGTAGCTGGCTGGTTCTGAGGAACCTCACTCCACAG ATTGATGGTTCGACTCTGCGTACACTGTGCATGCAACACGGCCCCCTCATCACATTCCACCTCAACCTGACGCAGGGCAACGCTGTGGTGCGCTACAGCTCCAAGGACGAAGCTGCCAAGGCTCAGAAGTCCCTGCACAT GTGCGTGCTCGGGAACACCACCATCCTGGCAGAGTTTGCTGGGGAAGAGGACGTTAACCGCTTCTTTGCACAGGGCCAGTCGCTTGGCGTGACGACCAGCTGGCAGGCCACTCCAGGCACCAATCAGACAAGGATGGGCGGGGCCGGGTCCGGAGCCTCCCATCCCATCGGTCACTCCCCCCActggaacaacaacaacaacggcagcagcagcagtagcggCAGCCTGGGAACAGGCGGAGCGAAGACGGGCGGAGAGTTGCTGTGGGGTGGTGTGCAGCAGTATTCCAGCCTGTGGGGACCCCCGAGTGGAGAGGAGGGACGGGTCATGGGGAGTCCCACCCCAATCAATACGCTGCTGCCTGGGGACCTGCTGAGCGGGGAGTCCATGTAG